A DNA window from Schistocerca gregaria isolate iqSchGreg1 chromosome 2, iqSchGreg1.2, whole genome shotgun sequence contains the following coding sequences:
- the LOC126334802 gene encoding cuticle protein 19.8-like, with product MACKVIIFAAVVAVARAIYLDAPAVYAPYAARTYAAPAYAAAPAVVAAPAVRAAPVAVAAPAVRAAAVPVAAAAPAAVAAAEYDPHPQYSYGYSVSDALTGDSKTHQESRDGDVVQGSYSLVEPDGSVRTVDYTADPVNGFNAVVHKEGGVHPPVAAPAPAPVAVAAPAVARAAITAPAVAAAPVVRTAVAAPAVAAAPIARTVIAAPAYATYATAPFARAAYAAPIYPYARTYLR from the exons ATGGCTTGCAAG GTGATCATCTTCGCGGCAGTTGTGGCTGTGGCCCGCGCCATCTACCTGGACGCTCCCGCGGTGTACGCCCCGTACGCCGCCCGTACTTATGCTGCCCCCGCctacgccgccgcccccgccgtcgtcgccgcccccgccgtccGCGCTGCCCCTGTggccgtcgccgcccccgccgtgAGGGCCGCCGCTGTACCGgtagccgccgccgcccccgccgccgtggCCGCCGCCGAGTACGACCCGCACCCACAGTACAGCTACGGCTACAGCGTGTCCGACGCGCTGACCGGCGACTCCAAGACCCACCAGGAGAGCCGCGATGGAGACGTCGTCCAGGGCAGCTACAGCCTGGTCGAGCCCGACGGCTCCGTGCGCACCGTCGACTACACCGCAGACCCCGTCAACGGCTTCAACGCCGTCGTTCACAAGGAGGGCGGAGTCCACCCGCCGGTCGCCGCCCCCGCGCCCGCTCCCGTCGCCGTGGCCGCCCCCGCCGTAGCAAGGGCTGCCATCACCGCCCCCGCCGTGGCAGCCGCCCCTGTGGTGAGGAccgccgtcgccgcccccgccgtcgcagcagcccCCATCGCCAGGACAGTCATCGCAGCCCCCGCCTACGCCACCTACGCCACCGCCCCCTTCGCCAGAGCTGCATACGCTGCTCCTATCTACCCCTATGCTAGAACTTACCTCCGCTAA